The following are encoded in a window of Pygocentrus nattereri isolate fPygNat1 chromosome 5, fPygNat1.pri, whole genome shotgun sequence genomic DNA:
- the lbh gene encoding protein LBH: MSVYCPQVYCSVFVPCREMTEVMISGTQMEDMRLSPSKDCLPFQIFPDPSDFERCCKLKDRLPSIVVEPTDGEVESGELRWPPEEFIVSEEDEDEDEEEEEESNGKAQMGQVQNSQH; the protein is encoded by the exons ATGTCTGTATACTGTCCTCAAGTCTACTG CTCTGTGTTTGTGCCGTGCCGTGAAATGACCGAAGTGATGATCAGCGGTACTCAGATGGAGGACATGCGGCTCAGCCCCAGCAAAGACTGCCTGCCCTTCCAG ATCTTTCCAGATCCTTCGGATTTCGAGCGATGCTGCAAACTGAAGGACCGCCTGCCGTCCATCGTGGTGGAGCCCACGGACGGAGAGGTTGAGAGCGGAGAGCTGCGCTGGCCTCCAGAGGAGTTCATCGTCAGcgaggaggatgaggatgaggacgaagaggaagaggaagagagcaaTGGGAAGGCACAGATGGGACAAGTGCAGAATTCTCAGCACTAG
- the LOC108441462 gene encoding immunoglobulin lambda-1 light chain-like isoform X2: MMTLNSASVAGLLLTLSGLAAYELTQETSKSVTLKSTVKILCTAQDDRYYISWYQQKPGGAPKFLLRNNERAPGLPSRFTYTDSNNQDYLNINGIEAEDEAVYYCGCAPADDVSFGQGTKVVISDHPASPPSLALLAPSQSVQSGDEVSVVCMARGFHPDSVALSWAEDGSAVAGPDVQTGSSQRQPDGTFSQSSILKLNAGRWSSGRTYTCSLTHPALTSTLTKSVSVGQCS, encoded by the exons ATGATGACCCTCAACTCTGCCTCTGTTGCTGGACTTCTGCTCACACTGTCAG GTTTGGCAGCGTATGAGCTGACCCAGGAGACGTCCAAGTCGGTGACTCTGAAGAGCACAGTGAAGATACTCTGCACTGCACAAGATGATAGGTATTACATTTCATGGTACCAACAAAAACCTGGTGGTGCCCCGAAGTTTCTGCTGAGAAATAATGAAAGAGCCCCTGGGTTACCCAGCAGGTTCACCTACACTGACTCCAACAACCAGGATTATCTGAACATCAATGGAATAGAAGCTGAAGATGAAGCTGTCTACTACTGTGGttgtgctcc AGCAGATGATGTTTCATTTGGTCAAGGCACAAAAGTTG tGATCTCTGATCATCCAGCATCTCCTCCATCGCTGGCCCTGCTGGCCCCCTCTCAGTCTGTCCAGTCCGGAGATGAGGTCAGTGTGGTCTGTATGGCGAGGGGCTTCCACCCTGACAGTGTTGCTCTGTCCTGGGCTGAGGACGGCAGCGCTGTGGCGGGTCCTGACGTCCAGACCGGATCGTCCCAGCGCCAGCCTGACGGCACCTTCTCCCAGAGCAGCATCCTGAAACTGAATGCTGGACGCTGGAGCTCAGGACGCACCTACACCTGCAGCCTGACCCACCCAGCACTGACCAGCACACTGACCAAGAGTGTCAGTGTGGGTCAGTGCAGCTAG
- the LOC108441462 gene encoding immunoglobulin lambda-1 light chain-like isoform X1, producing MMTLNSASVAGLLLTLSGLAAYELTQETSKSVTLKSTVKILCTAQDDRYYISWYQQKPGGAPKFLLRNNERAPGLPSRFTYTDSNNQDYLNINGIEAEDEAVYYCGCAPSADDVSFGQGTKVVISDHPASPPSLALLAPSQSVQSGDEVSVVCMARGFHPDSVALSWAEDGSAVAGPDVQTGSSQRQPDGTFSQSSILKLNAGRWSSGRTYTCSLTHPALTSTLTKSVSVGQCS from the exons ATGATGACCCTCAACTCTGCCTCTGTTGCTGGACTTCTGCTCACACTGTCAG GTTTGGCAGCGTATGAGCTGACCCAGGAGACGTCCAAGTCGGTGACTCTGAAGAGCACAGTGAAGATACTCTGCACTGCACAAGATGATAGGTATTACATTTCATGGTACCAACAAAAACCTGGTGGTGCCCCGAAGTTTCTGCTGAGAAATAATGAAAGAGCCCCTGGGTTACCCAGCAGGTTCACCTACACTGACTCCAACAACCAGGATTATCTGAACATCAATGGAATAGAAGCTGAAGATGAAGCTGTCTACTACTGTGGttgtgctccatc AGCAGATGATGTTTCATTTGGTCAAGGCACAAAAGTTG tGATCTCTGATCATCCAGCATCTCCTCCATCGCTGGCCCTGCTGGCCCCCTCTCAGTCTGTCCAGTCCGGAGATGAGGTCAGTGTGGTCTGTATGGCGAGGGGCTTCCACCCTGACAGTGTTGCTCTGTCCTGGGCTGAGGACGGCAGCGCTGTGGCGGGTCCTGACGTCCAGACCGGATCGTCCCAGCGCCAGCCTGACGGCACCTTCTCCCAGAGCAGCATCCTGAAACTGAATGCTGGACGCTGGAGCTCAGGACGCACCTACACCTGCAGCCTGACCCACCCAGCACTGACCAGCACACTGACCAAGAGTGTCAGTGTGGGTCAGTGCAGCTAG